The genomic interval CTAAAAGATTTACTaacatttatcttttaatttatttcttgaaagagagaatttgttttattttctatcttcaaAATAGTATCTTCTatagatttttaatataaataaatatatatatatatatatatatatatatatatatgattataaatttttattttttgaataagaaCTTGTTAATGTGATCTTtgtaaaataatctttaatttttttccggaaattaaagttattgtttttttcCTCTAATTATCTATTTAAGAACACATAAAAACTGAAAACTATTATTTCAATTGCATaagaatgaaattaatattatctctagcaaaaatcacaataaaaattaatatataatttatatattaaaatatttaattaccaaaaaatttaaaacttaaagtgGTTATGAATGTCTAAGCAaacattgttttgaaatttaacataattgttTAACAAAATAGCGTAACCAAATGAACCATCAATGATAAACGCATTAAATGCTATATGTGTAAACATTATCCTAAACGCTAAACTTTATTCAATCAGACTATGCCTAAATGTTTAAGAACGTCTAAGGCTTTTAATGCATAGGATATAGTACTCtattttgtgttgtgttgtgttgtatttttatttttctatgcaAATCATTAAAGTACATAGCTTTATTCAAAAGTTTTCCATCATATCTGAAGAACGTTAAGAAATAGAAAGATATTCTGGGAATGCCTTCTATCTAGCACTTCCGTACAAGCAGCACAATTATCTCTACAAGAAGCAACATAGCATTTGACCCCGTACCAAAAGTGATGGAAACCTATTTAGGGAACTAAATGGATATCCATTCAAAGGAGCATCAACTTAAGCTAAGACTAAGATTCCAAAAGCTCTTTCTTGGTTTTCTCTAAGCCTTAGAAGGACTTTAACTAAATAATTGTATATTCTTGTTTTTGTAGGACTCAATAAAGTTAGGATATCATGGACCATCCAACCAAAATCTTCTTTGGACAAAGGAAACAAAAGAGCAAAGGCATATGAGTTTTCTTCATGGCTTCCGGATTAGAGTTGCAAAGGAAAATAGCTTTCAGAATTGGAATTCGCCCAGCCAAAAACCTCTGAAGCTCAATGCCTACGATTGGTCTTTTTCCCATTTGAGCCTTATTGTCCATGTGAGAAAGCATGGGCCATATGCATCGCCAGTTGGTTATTCGAATTTTAGAGGGAATTTGGTTCGGAATAGAGGCCCttcttcacctataaataagagagtCGTGCATTGTAATTTCTCACTTTGgaatataatgaaatgttgcTTAATTACATTCTCAGCTTCGGGTACTCTTTGGTCAGACCTGGTTTTCACATTCTCTcactttcctctagcttccttccttgGTAGGAAGACTATCTCAGCTTAGAGGTTCCAAAACTATCCATTCACTCACTCAAACCTTCACCAAACACTTTCCACATTAATTTCGATGCATCCAATGTTCAAGCCCCTGCTTCTCTGTTCAGTTAGCTTCTGTCATGCTACAAAGCTTGGAGGAGCTTACATAAAAAAGTATACACATTTACGAGAAATTCAATGCTTTAAATAACAGATCTTCTTCGAAGAACTCTACATAAAGAGGAttgcatgaagagaagaaaagaaaaagaactaaGATCTATTATTGCTCTTATGCTTTCAACACTCTCTCTCGCTTACATCGTTACACTAtatctttgaaaaagaaaacttttattacaagttttcatatattttttgtattgagAAATATATCCTTTCTAAGTAAGTAATCATatgttcttttatttcaaaaagcATTATGTTATTTTACATATTCATGAGTGAATTAAATACTTATTGGTTTAACTTAGTAGAGTTAAATGATCTAGTCAATTGGACTAGAGTAAACTAGAAGTAATGGAACTCGCTTAACCAGTTATGTTAGTTTGTAAAATCTTACGCAAGCTATTTAGACAGTGGAGACCATTGGTGACAAACCTAAGAACCTCCAAGAATCTTAATGGCTTAAGCCTCAAAGAGCTCATTGGAATTCTAAAAATGCACGAGCTAGAATTACAACAAGACAAAATGTTGAGGAATGAGAAAAACATTACCCTGAAAGCCCAACAACCATTAAGAAGAACTCCTACCAAGGCCTTCAAAGTAGAAGAACCTTTTTAGGAGTCAAATGCTGAAGAGGACtccatggaagaagaaaaagaagatgaactGTTGTTCATCTCTAGGAATATCCACTCAATttggaggaaaaagaagaatacTCCTTTCAAAGGTAGATGTGTTGGGTCAACCTCTAAAAGTGATCAGAAAGATAAATGAAAGGAAGGGTTAGTGGTGTGTTATCATTACAAGAAACTCATACACTTCATGTCTGAGTGCCTTAacttagaattttaaaaaaagaaaacagtctTCCccaaaaaaggagaaaaagaaggtACTCATGTGTACCTGGGAAGATTTAGACTTGTCCGAGTctgatgaagaggaagaagaataaGCAAAATCAAAATGTGTGCCTCATGGCagataacatttaatatttgtCAGACGACTCTGATGAAGGGGTAGACTTTTCTGAACTACACTCTACGATTCAGACTTATAATTAGTTGTTATCGAACTTTTCAAAACTATCAGAcactttcaaaagtttaagAAAGCAATATAGAAAACgttcttaaaaaaatgaagttttgaaaatgGACTTGACAACATCTAAGGATGATGTAAATTCTTTGAATCTACAAAATAGTGACCTAGAGAGGAAGATAATTGAGTCCAAAAGACaagttgaaaatatattttcaaaaaatgaaatgCTTGAGAAGAACTTAAACATTGTTGAAGATGTTAAATGTGTTGAACCCTTTCGACTTGAAAATGACAACTTGCTTAAGGTGTTAACAGAATGTTTGAAGGAAACGAATGTTTAGGTCTCTTAGTTAAAGGTTGCAAACATCCACCTGACAAGAAAGGCCTAGGATTTAAAGGCAAAAATGCTCATTATCTTCTCCTTGGAGTGCTTAAGGAAAACTGGATGTAACTCAGTTTGGagtgaacaaaaaaaaagtgttttctctttgctttcattttaaaaaactttctaAACgcttaaaaaaatctttaagtGTTCAACACTATTTTGCAGTCCATCTAACTCCTAAAATAATGTCTAACACTTAGTCTATCTAACACCTACAATAATGTCTAACACTTATTGTGAATATGTGTGAGTATTAAGTGTTTTATTGAGATGGTGATTTTGTGGATATGTGTGGTGGTGATTCTTGAAGGAATTTGAATGAGAAATTCATGAGATATCAATAAGGAGGTATCCTAATATTTTACCAACAATTTTAACTCATAGAAAGTAACGGAGCAGAGAATGACATAAGGTCTCATTCATTGGATTGTTTTGATCTTAGATGCGAAGAAGACTAATCTTATAAGTGGTATAGgagttatttctattttaaaaaaccttTAATAATCCACAACTGAtgtgtatatattatattattttagttatttaatattttgtattaatatcatatatattttaattatcaattttataatattttatttaatagttttacatAGTATATGAAAGGTTGGAATGTaagttataaactaaaataataattataataacaatgtaatgtttataaatatgtaattgtGGGAAGCCACGAGACAGAATTAACGTAGTTCCCACTCATATTATCTATTACCACATCTATGGCAAACAGTCGCCATCGTTGAACTCAAGATTGACGTGTATACAACTTATCTTCTTTGAATTTGAAAGGTTCTCAATCGCAATATTTGACAAACactagaaaatataaaaataagaaagaataatGCTTGATGACATACTATCTCTAAGAAGATTGTTTATTTTGAGAGAAAATATAATATGGGTAAACAAAGAACGAATGAATAGTCTAATAATCTTATATCATAGAAACAAACACAGTGATATCATTGTGCTTATAAATAGAGGTTTCTCATCTGCTAAACTCACACAGCGAACATCTCCTTCTATTCTCCTATTTTATATTCTCTTCTGTTTCGTTGTCTCATTTAGAATCCATGGCTGTTTTCACATTCGAGGATCAAACCACTTCTCCCGTGGCTCCTGCTATCCTTTACAAGGCTCTTGTCAAAGACGCCGACAACATCGTCCCAAAGGCTGTTGATTCTTTCAAGAGTGTTGAAATCGTTGAGGGCAACGGTGGCCCCGGAACCATCAAGAAGATCTCTTTCCTTGAGGGtactttctttcttcattttctttacattttctaTGTTTACATATAAAATGAAGTGATTTAATATGTGAATGTGGTGAACGAATGAGCAGATGGAGAGACAAAGTTTGTGTTGCACAAAATAGAAGGAATAGACGAGGCTAACTTGGGATACAGCTACAGCATAGTTGGAGGTGCTGCTTTGCCAAACACTGCAGAAAAGATCACCATCGACACCATATTGAGTGATGGCCTCAACGGAGGCTCAGTCGTAAAGCTGAGCATAAAGTATCACAGCAAAGGAGAAGCTTCACCcaatgaagatgagctcaaagCTGGTAAAGCCAAGAGTGATGCTCTTTTCAAGGTCATTGAGGCTTACCTTTTGGCCAATCCTTAGATTATTGCCAACGTTCTTAATTATCTAAAACTTTGCTTTCAGTGTGTTACACAGTgtttcctttcttatttttgttttgtcctATTGGGAAAGGCTTTTGATATCTTTTGTGTATCCCAGttcatcaataaattataataaatcaaaaGCAAAATTTTAATCTTCTTTTGTGTGTTAAACCATGAGTTTAATTCAATTTGAATTGAGACTGtgtagaaatattttatataataagcAATGTGGATTTGATTCCTAACATGCATGTACAAAAATCTATGACACCAACACTAATCATAAGGTAATTATAGTTTCTAACccaaatcatattaaaaaatattctacagaaattgtacaaattaatttctcttaacAAATTTAAACCAGTTAAGTTCATGATTAAATGTTAGGACGTAggacttaattttattttcattattttataaaattaaaaattggttCACTGAGTTCTAGAAAACTTGACAACTCTCCCCTCCGTCCACTTTGACTGTTTGTCGTCACAGTCTCAAGCTGTTTTTGTCATCTTCTTTAGGCAGCTTTTTTTTCCGTCTTAAAATATAGgatttagaatataattttttattttttttttaattatacatattagaatacaaaataatttaaactatataatttgaaatgatataaaataaaaattatattttaaattgtaaaatttatgaaGATACAAACTGAAATTATGGAAGTGCAGGAAGAAGTCTCTTCTCCCCTCTCCAAGTTTCCTAACTTCACATCTTTCTTCTTAGCCTGGTTCTTAGTCATTGCTGTGAGTTCAATTTAAATCTATTCagcgagaaaaaaaaaatccttgatatattttgataagGAAATCTAAATGAAAATTGTGAAAGTGTGGattatatattacaattaaaaaaattgtcttcttACAAAAAGAACTCTGGAATCATTTTATGAAGAATCCATTTAATTCtataatgaatatttatatCAACACTACAAAATATGATCTTGTCATTATGAAGGAACATTAgataaacacttaaaaaaatatttaaataagaaagagcttttataaatatattcgattattttattattagcagactttattataaatagaaattggTTAAAGagagtttatttatataaatatcgTTATCTTTATAGAATCAAAAATTTGTATCATATTTATGTTCTCTCTAAGATATACTATGATCTACCTATTTGTTTGAAGATCTGAAAGCATTATAGGACTTTTGACATTGAGGTACCTTTCTATTCGATTAAATTGTTGAATAGagtaagtttttctttttcttgttgttggtgtcggagggggtaattttcgaagagtattgTGCAACGGAAATAAAACTCAGAGAACGGAAAGCATGTTcgatcacaattaaaaataatttggtccttttagaaaatttaccaaacagttgatatgcgttaagtaaaatgagtgtagggaataNNNNNNNNNNNNNNNNNNNNNNNNNNNNNNNNNNNNNNNNNNNNNNNNNNNNNNNNNNNNNNNNNNNNNNNNNNNNNNNNNNNNNNNNNNNNNNNNNNNNNNNNNNNNNNNNNNNNNNNNNNNNNNNNNNNNNNNNNNNNNNNNNNNNNNNNNNNNNNNNNNNNNNNNNNNNNNNNNNNNNNNNNNNNNNNNNNNNNNNNNNNNNNNNNNNNNNNNNNNNNNNNNNNNNNNNNNNNNNNNNNNNNNNNNNNNNNNNNNNNNNNNNNNNNNNNNNNNNNNNNNNNNNNNNNNNNNNNNNNNNNNNNNNNNNNNNNNNNNNNNNNNNNNNNNNNNNNNNNNNNNNNNNNNNNNNNNNNNNNNNNNNNNNNNNNNNNNNNNNNNNNNNNNNNNNNNNNNNNNNNNNNNNNNNNNNNNNNNNNNNNNNNNNNNNNNNNNNNNNNNNNNNNNNNNNNNNNNNNNNNNNNNNNNNNNNNNNNNNNNNNNNNNNNNNNNNNNNNNNNNNNNNNNNNNNNNNNNNNNNNNNNNNNNNNNNNNNNNNNNNNNNNNNNNNNNNNNNNNNNNNNNNNNNNNNNNNNNNNNNNNNNNNNNNNNNNNNNNNNNNNNNNNNNNNNNNNNNNNNNNNNNNNNNNNNNNNNNNNNNNNNNNNNNNNNNNNNNNNNNNNNNNNNNNNNNNNNNNNNNNNNNNNNNNNNNNNNNNNNNNNNNNNNNNNNNNNNNNNNNNNNNNNNNNNNNNNNNNNNNNNNNNNNNNNNNNNNNNNNNNNNNNNNNNNNNNNNNNNNNNNNNNNNNNNNNNNNNNNNNNNNNNNNNNNNNNNNNNNNNNNNNNNNNNNNNNNNNNNNNNNNNNNNNNNNNNNNNNNNNNNNNNNNNNNNNNNNNNNNNNNNNNNNNNNNNNNNNNNNNNNNNNNNNNNNNNNNNNNNNNNNNNNNNNNNNNNNNNNNNNNNNNNNNNNNNNNNNNNNNNNNNNNNNNNNNNNNNNNNNNNNNNNNNNNNNNNNNNNNNNNNNNNNNNNNNNNNNNNNNNNNNNNNNNNNNNNNNNNNNNNNNNNNNNNNNNNNNNNNNNNNNNNNNNNNNNNNNNNNNNNNNNNNNNNNNNNNNNNNNNNNNNNNNNNNNNNNNNNNNNNNNNNNNNNNNNNNNNNNNNNNNNNNNNNNNNNNNNNNNNNNNNNNNNNNNNNNNNNNNNNNNNNNNNNNNNNNNNNNNNNNNNNNNNNNNNNNNNNNNNNNNNNNNNNNNNNNNNNNNNNNNNNNNNNNNNNNNNNNNNNNNNNNNNNNNNNNNNNNNNNNNNNNNNNNNNNNNNNNNNNNNNNNNNNNNNNNNNNNNNNNNNNNNNNNNNNNNNNNNNNNNNNNNNNNNNNNNNNNNNNNNNNNNNNNNNNNNNNNNNNNNNNNNNNNNNNNNNNNNNNNNNNNNNNNNNNNNNNNNNNNNNNNNNNNNNNNNNNNNNNNNNNNNNNNNNNNNNNNNNNNNNNNNNNNNNNNNNNNNNNNNNNNNNNNNNNNNNNNNNNNNNNNNNNNNNNNNNNNNNNNNNNNNNNNNNNNNNNNNNNNNNNNNNNNNNNNNNNNNNNNNNNNNNNNNNNNNNNNNNNNNNNNNNNNNNNNNNNNNNNNNNNNNNNNNNNNNNNNNNNNNNNNNNNNNNNNNNNNNNNNNNNNNNNNNNNNNNNNNNNNNNNNNNNNNNNNNNNNNNNNNNNNNNNNNNNNNNNNNNNNNNNNNNNNNNNNNNNNNNNNNNNNNNNNNNNNNNNNNNNNNNNNNNNNNNNNNNNNNNNNNNNNNNNNNNNNNNNNNNNNNNNNNNNNNNNNNNNNNNNNNNNNNNNNNNNNNNNNNNNNNNNNNNNNNNNNNNNNNNNNNNNNNNNNNNNNNNNNNNNNNNNNNNNNNNNNNNNNNNNNNNNNNNNNNNNNNNNNNNNNNNNNNNNNNNNNNNNNNNNNNNNNNNNNNNNNNNNNNNNNNNNNNNNNNNNNNNNNNNNNNNNNNNNNNNNNNNNNNNNNNNNNNNNNNNNNNNNNNNNNNNNNNNNNNNNNNNNNNNNNNNNNNNNNNNNNNNNNNNNNNNNNNNNNNNNNNNNNNNNNNNNNNNNNNNNNNNNNNNNNNNNNNNNNNNNNNNNNNNNNNNNNNNNNNNNNNNNNNNNNNNNNNNNNNNNNNNNNNNNNNNNNNNNNNNNNNNNNNNNNNNNNNNNNNNNNNNNNNNNNNNNNNNNNNNNNNNNNNNNNNNNNNNNNNNNNNNNNNNNNNNNNNNNNNNNNNNNNNNNNNNNNNNNNNNNNNNNNNNNNNNNNNNNNNNNNNNNNNNNNNNNNNNNNNNNNNNNNNNNNNNNNNNNNNNNNNNNNNNNNNNNNNNNNNNNNNNNNNNNNNNNNNNNNNNNNNNNNNNNNNNNNNNNNNNNNNNNNNNNNNNNNNNNNNNNNNNNNNNNNNNNNNNNNNNNNNNNNNNNNNNNNNNNNNNNNNNNNNNNNNNNNNNNNNNNNNNNNNNNNNNNNNNNNNNNNNNNNNNNNNNNNNNNNNNNNNNNNNNNNNNNNNNNNNNNNNNNNNNNNNNNNNNNNNNNNNNNNNNNNNNNNNNNNNNNNNNNNNNNNNNNNNNNNNNNNNNNNNNNNNNNNNNNNNNNNNNNNNNNNNNNNNNNNNNNNNNNNNNNNNNNNNNNNNNNNNNNNNNNNNNNNNNNNNNNNNNNNNNNNNNNNNNNNNNNNNNNNNNNNNNNNNNNNNNNNNNNNNNNNNNNNNNNNNNNNNNNNNNNNNNNNNNNNNNNNNNNNNNNNNNNNNNNNNNNNNNNNNNNNNNNNNNNNNNNNNNNNNNNNNNNNNNNNNNNNNNNNNNNNNNNNNNNNNNNNNNNNNNNNNNNNNNNNNNNNNNNNNNNNNNNNNNNNNNNNNNNNNNNNNNNNNNNNNNNNNNNNNNNNNNNNNNNNNNNNNNNNNNNNNNNNNNNNNNNNNNNNNNNNNNNNNNNNNNNNNNNNNNNNNNNNNNNNNNNNNNNNNNNNNNNNNNNNNNNNNNNNNNNNNNNNNNNNNNNNNNNNNNNNNNNNNNNNNNNNNNNNNNNNNNNNNNNNNNNNNNNNNNNNNNNNNNNNNNNNNNNNNNNNNNNNNNNNNNNNNNNNNNNNNNNNNNNNNNNNNNNNNNNNNNNNNNNNNNNNNNNNNNNNNNNNNNNNNNNNNNNNNNNNNNNNNNNNNNNNNNNNNNNNNNNNNNNNNNNNNNNNNNNNNNNNNNNNNNNNNNNNNNNNNNNNNNNNNNNNNNNNNNNNNNNNNNNNNNNNNNNNNNNNNNNNNNNNNNNNNNNNNNNNNNNNNNNNNNNNNNNNNNNNNNNNNNNNNNNNNNNNNNNNNNNNNNNNNNNNNNNNNNNNNNNNNNNNNNNNNNNNNNNNNNNNNNNNNNNNNNNNNNNNNNNNNNNNNNNNNNNNNNNNNNNNNNNNNNNNNNNNNNNNNNNNNNNNNNNNNNNNNNNNNNNNNNNNNNNNNNNNNNNNNNNNNNNNNNNNNNNNNNNNNNNNNNNNNNNNNNNNNNNNNNNNNNNNNNNNNNNNNNNNNNNNNNNNNNNNNNNNNNNNNNNNNNNNNNNNNNNNNNNNNNNNNNNNNNNNNNNNNNNNNNNNNNNNNNNNNNNNNNNNNNNNNNNNNNNNNNNNNNNNNNNNNNNNNNNNNNNNNNNNNNNNNNNNNNNNNNNNNNNNNNNNNNNNNNNNNNNNNNNNNNNNNNNNNNNNNNNNNNNNNNNNNNNNNNNNNNNNNNNNNNNNNNNNNNNNNNNNNNNNNNNNNNNNNNNNNNNNNNNNNNNNNNNNNNNNNNNNNNNNNNNNNNNNNNNNNNNNNNNNNNNNNNNNNNNNNNNNNNNNNNNNNNNNNNNNNNNNNNNNNNNNNNNNNNNNNNNNNNNNNNNNNNNNNNNNNNNNNNNNNNNNNNNNNNNNNNNNNNNNNNNNNNNNNNNNNNNNNNNNNNNNNNNNNNNNNNNNNNNNNNNNNNNNNNNNNNNNNNNNNNNNNNNNNNNNNNNNNNNNNNNNNNNNNNNNNNNNNNNNNNNNNNNNNNNNNNNNNNNNNNNNNNNNNNNNNNNNNNNNNNNNNNNNNNNNNNNNNNNNNNNNNNNNNNNNNNNNNNNNNNNNNNNNNNNNNNNNNNNNNNNNNNNNNNNNNNNNNNNNNNNNNNNNNNNNNNNNNNNNNNNNNNNNNNNNNNNNNNNNNNNNNNNNNNNNNNNNNNNNNNNNNNNNNNNNNNNNNNNNNNNNNNNNNNNNNNNNNNNNNNNNNNNNNNNNNNNNNNNNNNNNNNNNNNNNNNNNNNNNNNNNNNNNNNNNNNNNNNNNNNNNNNNNNNNNNNNNNNNNNNNNNNNNNNNNNNNNNNNNNNNNNNNNNNNNNNNNNNNNNNNNNNNNNNNNNNNNNNNNNNNNNNNNNNNNNNNNNNNNNNNNNNNNNNNNNNNNNNNNNNNNNNNNNNNNNNNNNNNNNNNNNNNNNNNNNNNNNNNNNNNNNNNNNNNNNNNNNNNNNNNNNNNNNNNNNNNNNNNNNNNNNNNNNNNNNNNNNNNNNNNNNNNNNNNNNNNNNNNNNNNNNNNNNNNNNNNNNNNNNNNNNNNNNNNNNNNNNNNNNNNNNNNNNNNNNNNNNNNNNNNNNNNNNNNNNNNNNNNNNNNNNNNNNNNNNNNNNNNNNNNNNNNNNNNNNNNNNNNNNNNNNNNNNNNNNNNNNNNNNNNNNNNNNNNNNNNNNNNNNNNNNNNNNNNNNNNNNNNNNNNNNNNNNNNNNNNNNNNNNNNNNNNNNNNNNNNNNNNNNNNNNNNNNNNNNNNNNNNNNNNNNNNNNNNNNNNNNNNNNNNNNNNNNNNNNNNNNNNNNNNNNNNNNNNNNNNNNNNNNNNNNNNNNNNNNNNNNNNNNNNNNNNNNNNNNNNNNNNNNNNNNNNNNNNNNNNNNNNNNNNNNNNNNNNNNNNNNNNNNNNNNNNNNNNNNNNNNNNNNNNNNNNNNNNNNNNNNNNNNNNNNNNNNNNNNNNNNNNNNNNNNNNNNNNNNNNNNNNNNNNNNNNNNNNNNNNNNNNNNNNNNNNNNNNNNNNNNNNNNNNNNNNNNNNNNNNNNNNNNNNNN from Vigna radiata var. radiata cultivar VC1973A chromosome 9, Vradiata_ver6, whole genome shotgun sequence carries:
- the LOC106773636 gene encoding pathogenesis-related protein 2 → MAVFTFEDQTTSPVAPAILYKALVKDADNIVPKAVDSFKSVEIVEGNGGPGTIKKISFLEDGETKFVLHKIEGIDEANLGYSYSIVGGAALPNTAEKITIDTILSDGLNGGSVVKLSIKYHSKGEASPNEDELKAGKAKSDALFKVIEAYLLANP